TGCGGCAATACGCTCTCGTCCTGCTGCTGATGCTGGCGATCACCGCGCCGGCCCTGGGACAGGGCTGCTCCATGTGCTCCTCGAGCGCCGACGCCACCGGCGAAAAGGGGCGCAAGACCTTCACCCGCGCTGTGGCCGTGCTGCTCTTCCCTACCCTGGGGATGATGGCGGCCATCGTCGGCGTCGCCTTCCGCTACCGCAATCGCAACGACCAGGAAGATCAGCAGGATTCCTGAGCTTCCGCGCTCCCCTCCCGCCCAGCGCTTCCAGACTATAATCAAAGGTTCGGCAGCGCTTGCCGGAGTTGTCTGAGCGCTGCCCGATCCTTTTCCCCATGCCCACCGAAAGCATCGTGGTCCGCGGCGCCCGCGTCCATAACCTCAAGAATATCGACTTCGAGATCCCCCACAACACCCTGACGGTGGTGACCGGGGTTTCGGGCTCGGGCAAATCCTCGCTCGCTTTCGACACCATCTACGCCGAGGGGCAGCGGCGGTACGTGGAGTCGCTCTCCGCCTACGCGCGGCAGTTCCTGGAGCGCATCGAGAAGCCGGACGTGGACTTCATCGACGGCATCGCGCCCGCCATCGCCATCCGGCAGAAGAACACCACGCGCAACCCGCGCTCCACCGTGGCCACCGCCACCGAGATCTACGACTACCTGCGGCTGTTGTTCGCCCGCGTGGGCACCACCTACTGCCGGCAGTGCGGCGCCGAGGTCAAGAAGGACACGGTGGACGAGGTGGCCGGCCGCGTTCTGCAGTTAGGCGAAGGCGTGCGGCTGAACGTGCTCTTCCCGCTGCAAGTGCCCGCCACGTCGCCCGCGCCCCCGGGAAAGCCTCGCGGGAAAAGCAAGAAAGTGGAGACGGCCGCAGCCTTGAAGGATGCCGTCGCTCTCAAGGCCCGACTTTTCGAGCTGCGGCGGCGGGGCTTCAACCGGCTCTACCAGGGTGGCTGGATCTTCGAGTTCTCGACGCCGGAGTCGTTGCTCGACGTGGATTTCGCGCAGCCGGTGTTTCTCCTGGTGGACCGGATCGCGGTCGCGCCTGACGTGCGGGCGCGTTTGGTGGATGCGGCCGAGATCTGCTACCGCGAATCCGGCGAGGCCATCTTTGAGACCGTGCCGCGGGACGGCGCGCCGCCTGAGACCCTGCGCTTCGCCCAGCGCTTCGAGTGCAAGCAGTGCCGCCTGCGCTACGACGAGCCCGAAGCGCGCCTGTTCTCCTTCAACAATCCCTACGGCGCCTGCCCGCGCTGCCAGGGCTTCGGCAACACCATCGACTTCGATCTCGACCTGGTCATCCCGGACAAATCGAAGACGCTGACCGAGGGCGCCATCGAGCCCTGGACCAAACCTAAGTACCGCTTCCTGCTCACCGAGCTGAAACGCGTGGCCCGCGCAAAGGACGTCCCGCTCGACGTGCCCTGGTCGCGCCTGGAGCCGGAGTCGCAGCGATTGGTGCTCGAGGGCGACGGCAAGTTCTCCGGCGTCCAGGGCTTCTTCAAGCATCTGGAGCGCAAGAAGTACAAGCTGCACGTGCGCGTCTTCCTGAGCCGCTACCGCGGATACGCCACCTGCCCCGAGTGCCAGGGTGCGCGGCTGCGGGAGGAGGCGCGCCTGGTGCGCATCACCGGGAAGAACATCTGCGACCTCTGCCGCATGACGGTGGAGCAGGCCGCGACCTTCTTCGCCAGACTGGAGTTGCGCCCGCAGCAGATGGACATCGCGGGAAAAATCCTGGAGGAGATCCGCGACCGGCTGAAGTTCCTGAACGAGGTCGGCCTGGAATACCTGACGCTCGAACGCTTGTCTTCGACGCTTTCGGGCGGCGAGGCGCAACGCATCCAGTTGGCCACCTCCCTGGGCTCGCGCCTGGTGGGAACGCTTTACGTCCTCGACGAGCCTTCCATCGGCCTGCACTCGCGCGACACCAAACGGCTCATCCAGATCCTGCACGAACTGCGCGACCTGGGAAACACCATCCTGGTGGTGGAGCACGATGCTGAGATTATGCGCGCGGCCGACCGCATCCTCGACCTGGGCCCGGGCGCGGGGGAGAGCGGCGGGAAGGTGATCGCCGCCGGGACCTACGCGCAGATCCGGCGCACGGCTACTTCCCTCACCGGCCGATATTTGTCCGGGGACCTTCGCATCCAGCTCCCCACGGGCCGCCGCAAGCCGGATTCCCGGCAGCTCCGGCTGCGCGGCGCGCGCGCTCACAACCTGAAGAACCTCGATGTGACCATCCCGCTGGGCATGGTGGTAGCGGTTACCGGAGTCTCGGGTTCGGGCAAGTCCTCGCTGGTGCACGACGTCCTCTATCAGGCGCTGGCGGCGATGAAGGGCCAGAGCAGCGGCGTGGGTGCGGCGCAGCCCTGGTTCGACAAAGTCGAAGGCGCCCAGTTCCTCGACGAAGTGGTGCTGGTGGACCAGTCGCCCATCGGACGCACGCCGCGCTCGAATCCGGTGACCTACATCAAGGCCTTCGACGGCATCCGCGACCTGTTCGCTTCCCTGCCCGAGTCCCAGAAGCGGCGCTTCCCCCCCGGCCACTTCTCCTTCAACGTTCCCGGCGGCCGCTGCGAGACCTGCCAGGGCGACGGCACGGTCACGGTGGAGATGCAGTTCCTGGCGGACGTGGAGCTGATCTGCGAGGAGTGCAAGGGCACGCGCTACAAACCCGAGGTGCTCGAGATCCGCTATCGCGGGAAGAACATCCATGAAGTCCTGAACCTCACGGTGCGAGAGGCACTGCGGTTCTTCGCCGCCGTGTCCCGCGTCACCGAGAAGCTGCGCGTGCTGGAGGAGATTGGACTGGGTTACCTGCGGCTGGGACAGTCGGCGACCACGCTTTCCGGTGGCGAGGCCCAGCGCATGAAGCTGGCGGCGCACCTCGGGCCGGCAGGCCGCGAGGCCGCCCGTCCCAAGCGCGGGCCAGCCAGCAAGCGTGAGGCTCCCCCGCGGCGTGTGCTCTACCTTTTCGACGAACCCACCACCGGCCTGCACTTCGATGACGTCAGCAAGCTGCTGGCGGCCTTCCGGCGGCTGGTGGAGGCCGGAGGCTCGGTGCTGGTGATCGAGCATAACCTGGACGTGGTGAAGACCGCGGACTGGGTGATCGACCTGGGCCCCGAGGGCGGCGAGGGTGGCGGACAGATCGTCGCCGCCGGGACTCCGGAGGCCATCGCCAAGGCCCCGCACTCGCACACCGGGAAGTTCCTTGCGAGTATCCTATATGGCAACGGCAAACCTCGTGGGAACGGGCGCAAATAAGGGACTGCTGATCTGGATGATGGCCGGCGTGCTGGTGGTCTGCGTAGCCAGCGCTCCGGCACAGACGCGGAAGACCGGCTCGCATCGGCGCATCCCGTCGGACGAGACTCTGGCGGCGCGGGCGGTGACGGAGGCGGAAGCGGACATCGAGAAGAAGGATTGGGCGGCCGCGGAGCGCGAGCTGCGCGAGGCGGTGGCCAAGGACGCGAAGAACTATCGCGCCTGGTTCGACCTGGGCTTCGTTTTCAACGAGACCGACCGGCGCCCCGAGGCCATCGACGCCTACCGCAAGTCGGTGGCGGCGCAGCCGGATGTCTTCGAATCCACCTTGAATCTGGGGATGCTGCTTGCCGCCTCCGGGAGCGCGGAGGCGGAAACCTTCCTGCGCGCCGCCACCAAGCTCAAGCCCACCGAGAAGCCGCAGGAGGGATGGGCGCGGACCTGGGGAGTCCTGGGCGACGTCTTGAAGGAGAAGAACCCCGCTGAAGCCCTGAGCGCCTATGCCGAGGCGGCGAAGTTCGATCCCAAGGATCCCAGGCCACGTCTTGCCGCCGGAGGAGTGCTGGAGCGGCAAGGCAACCTCAAGGCCGCCGAGACGGAGTTCCAAAAGGCTCTCGAGCTCGATCCCAACTCCGCGGAGGCGCTGGAAGGGCTGGTGCAGGTCCATACCCAGGGCAAGCGGTGGGCAGAGGCGGAGGCCGCCCTGCGCCAACTTTTGAAGCTGGAGCCGGCCAATGCCGCCGCACGCGTGCAGCTGGGGCGCGTCTTGATGGAACTGGGGCGAAAGGATGAGGGTGTGGCGGAGCTGGAGGCGGCCGCCAAGGACTCCACCGACCCGGTGGCGGAGCGCGAGCTGGCGGCGTTCTATCTCGAAGCCAAGCAGTACGAACCGGCGGCGCTGCACTACCGGCGGCTGCTGTCGCGCGATCCCAAGAATGCCGAACTGCACCATGCCTTGGGGCTAGTGCTCACCGGCCAGGGAAAGTTCGCTGAGGCGGAGGCCGTACTCGTAGCGGCGGTGAATTCCGATCCCAAGCTGAAGGAAGCCTACTTCGACCTGGCATTCGCCGCCCAGCGCAACAAGGACTACGCCACCGCCATCCAGGCCCTGGACACGCGCGCCCGCTTCTATCCCGAGAACCCGGGGACGTACTTCATGCGGGCCACTGCCTACGACAGCCTGAAAGACTTCAAGCAGGCGGCCCAGAACTACCATCAGTTCCTGCTGGTGGCCAACGGCAAGTATCCCGACGAGGAGTGGAAGGCCCGTCATCGCCTGAAGGCGATCGAGCCCAAGTAGACATGCGCGCTTTCGTCCGAACCTCGGCCGCTCTTTTGCTCGTGTCGCTCGCCTGCCTAGCGATGACGGGGGAGACCCTGGAGGAGCTGAAGGCCAAGGCCGCTGTCACCTCCGGGGGCGAGCAGGCCCTCCTGTGTGCCCGGGTGGCA
Above is a window of Terriglobales bacterium DNA encoding:
- the uvrA gene encoding excinuclease ABC subunit UvrA, coding for MPTESIVVRGARVHNLKNIDFEIPHNTLTVVTGVSGSGKSSLAFDTIYAEGQRRYVESLSAYARQFLERIEKPDVDFIDGIAPAIAIRQKNTTRNPRSTVATATEIYDYLRLLFARVGTTYCRQCGAEVKKDTVDEVAGRVLQLGEGVRLNVLFPLQVPATSPAPPGKPRGKSKKVETAAALKDAVALKARLFELRRRGFNRLYQGGWIFEFSTPESLLDVDFAQPVFLLVDRIAVAPDVRARLVDAAEICYRESGEAIFETVPRDGAPPETLRFAQRFECKQCRLRYDEPEARLFSFNNPYGACPRCQGFGNTIDFDLDLVIPDKSKTLTEGAIEPWTKPKYRFLLTELKRVARAKDVPLDVPWSRLEPESQRLVLEGDGKFSGVQGFFKHLERKKYKLHVRVFLSRYRGYATCPECQGARLREEARLVRITGKNICDLCRMTVEQAATFFARLELRPQQMDIAGKILEEIRDRLKFLNEVGLEYLTLERLSSTLSGGEAQRIQLATSLGSRLVGTLYVLDEPSIGLHSRDTKRLIQILHELRDLGNTILVVEHDAEIMRAADRILDLGPGAGESGGKVIAAGTYAQIRRTATSLTGRYLSGDLRIQLPTGRRKPDSRQLRLRGARAHNLKNLDVTIPLGMVVAVTGVSGSGKSSLVHDVLYQALAAMKGQSSGVGAAQPWFDKVEGAQFLDEVVLVDQSPIGRTPRSNPVTYIKAFDGIRDLFASLPESQKRRFPPGHFSFNVPGGRCETCQGDGTVTVEMQFLADVELICEECKGTRYKPEVLEIRYRGKNIHEVLNLTVREALRFFAAVSRVTEKLRVLEEIGLGYLRLGQSATTLSGGEAQRMKLAAHLGPAGREAARPKRGPASKREAPPRRVLYLFDEPTTGLHFDDVSKLLAAFRRLVEAGGSVLVIEHNLDVVKTADWVIDLGPEGGEGGGQIVAAGTPEAIAKAPHSHTGKFLASILYGNGKPRGNGRK
- a CDS encoding tetratricopeptide repeat protein, translated to MATANLVGTGANKGLLIWMMAGVLVVCVASAPAQTRKTGSHRRIPSDETLAARAVTEAEADIEKKDWAAAERELREAVAKDAKNYRAWFDLGFVFNETDRRPEAIDAYRKSVAAQPDVFESTLNLGMLLAASGSAEAETFLRAATKLKPTEKPQEGWARTWGVLGDVLKEKNPAEALSAYAEAAKFDPKDPRPRLAAGGVLERQGNLKAAETEFQKALELDPNSAEALEGLVQVHTQGKRWAEAEAALRQLLKLEPANAAARVQLGRVLMELGRKDEGVAELEAAAKDSTDPVAERELAAFYLEAKQYEPAALHYRRLLSRDPKNAELHHALGLVLTGQGKFAEAEAVLVAAVNSDPKLKEAYFDLAFAAQRNKDYATAIQALDTRARFYPENPGTYFMRATAYDSLKDFKQAAQNYHQFLLVANGKYPDEEWKARHRLKAIEPK